The Faecalibacterium prausnitzii genome includes a window with the following:
- the erm(B) gene encoding 23S rRNA (adenine(2058)-N(6))-methyltransferase Erm(B), which produces MNKNIKYSQNFLTSEKVLNQIIKQLNLKETDTVYEIGTGKGHLTTKLAKISKQVTSIELDSHLFNLSSEKLKLNTRVTLIHQDILQFQFPNKQRYKIVGNIPYHLSTQIIKKVVFESRASDIYLIVEEGFYKRTLDIHRTLGLLLHTQVSIQQLLKLPAECFHPKPKVNSVLIKLTRHTTDVPDKYWKLYTYFVSKWVNREYRQLFTKNQFHQAMKHAKVNNLSTITYEQVLSIFNSYLLFNGRK; this is translated from the coding sequence ATGAACAAAAATATAAAATATTCTCAAAACTTTTTAACGAGTGAAAAAGTACTCAACCAAATAATAAAACAATTGAATTTAAAAGAAACCGATACCGTTTACGAAATTGGAACAGGTAAAGGGCATTTAACGACGAAACTGGCTAAAATAAGTAAACAGGTAACGTCTATTGAATTAGACAGTCATCTATTCAACTTATCGTCAGAAAAATTAAAACTGAATACTCGTGTCACTTTAATTCACCAAGATATTCTACAGTTTCAATTCCCTAACAAACAGAGGTATAAAATTGTTGGGAATATTCCTTACCATTTAAGCACACAAATTATTAAAAAAGTGGTTTTTGAAAGCCGTGCGTCTGACATCTATCTGATTGTTGAAGAAGGATTCTACAAGCGTACCTTGGATATTCACCGAACACTAGGGTTGCTCTTGCACACTCAAGTCTCGATTCAGCAATTGCTTAAGCTGCCAGCGGAATGCTTTCATCCTAAACCAAAAGTAAACAGTGTCTTAATAAAACTTACCCGCCATACCACAGATGTTCCAGATAAATATTGGAAGCTATATACGTACTTTGTTTCAAAATGGGTCAATCGAGAATATCGTCAACTGTTTACTAAAAATCAGTTTCATCAAGCAATGAAACACGCCAAAGTAAACAATTTAAGTACCATTACTTATGAGCAAGTATTGTCTATTTTTAATAGTTATCTATTATTTAACGGGAGGAAATAA
- a CDS encoding DUF3847 domain-containing protein, which produces MSKKKPPTTIEECNAEMELTQKKIRQYENRNKMLDRKLAIEKRKERNHRLCSRGGYLESLVPALIDMSEQEARDFLYTAVFSDKAQEFLRKRAGEATPKNYPCTQGRTYTP; this is translated from the coding sequence ATGTCGAAGAAAAAACCACCGACCACCATCGAGGAATGTAACGCCGAAATGGAACTGACACAGAAGAAAATCCGGCAGTATGAGAACAGGAACAAAATGCTTGACCGCAAACTTGCCATTGAGAAGCGCAAGGAGCGCAACCACCGTCTTTGTTCGCGGGGCGGCTACCTTGAAAGCCTTGTCCCGGCACTCATTGATATGTCAGAACAGGAAGCCCGCGACTTCCTCTACACCGCGGTTTTCAGCGACAAAGCGCAGGAGTTTTTGAGAAAACGAGCCGGAGAAGCGACACCGAAGAATTACCCTTGCACACAAGGGCGCACTTATACACCCTAA
- a CDS encoding 23S rRNA methyltransferase attenuation leader peptide, whose translation MLVFQMRNVDKTSTVLKQTKNSDYADK comes from the coding sequence ATGTTGGTATTCCAAATGCGTAATGTAGATAAAACATCTACTGTTTTGAAACAGACTAAAAACAGTGATTACGCAGATAAATAA